TTTTCAAGAAACTcagtagaaaaaaataaataaatcaaagattGAAGTCCTCACAAATAAATAACTGAAGTTTTAACAATTGTATTAACCTACCAACCTAATGACCCTTCTATGACCTACCTATTTAGAGGGCAGAATGTTGTTGTTCTGAACACTTTCTTGCTATTCAATTTGCCCCATATTCCCTTGCAACCAATTCAAATGAAGGCTATAACTATATTTCTATTAAATTCTTCACaggttttctttaatttcccACCTCTCTTAACTTCGATGACTGCCATTAACACTAGCCCATAGTACATGCACCAGCTGATTACGACTGCAACTCAGGCACTGTTTGGTTAAAGGCCAAAAGAGCCAAACATGACCCAACATAAACTCAGCCTGAAGATTTTAAACCCTAGCTCACCTTAGATTTGGCTACTACATTGGGATGCTCAGGTTACAACTAATAcattttacttttcttaataCCTTCAGTCCATTGCCCCTCAACCACACCTTGGGAGCTTATTTTACAagataatcatcaatgaaactTCGAAGAATGAGACGAAATTTTCAGCAAATATCCAatattaaatacttaaaatttctATACAGTTCTTACAAATAGAAATATAATACCAAATTGAAAGTAATTAGAACAAGGATTTCTTATCATATTCATAACTCCTAAAGCATCACATGTTATGGGTAGTTCACaatgtaatttcttttttttttttgatagatgggTAATTCACAATGTAATAATCATCTTACATGTATGGACACAATCAAATTGCATGCAACATATGCAAAATAATGACATGTACAAGTCAGGTCAGGTTTGTGTTAGATGAGGTTGTTTGAGGCCTCAATTGAAGTCCAGCTCCACCTTAGTTATCAGGATTTCTCAACCCAAACTAACCTTTCTTAGGGTTAGGTCCAACTTTGGATGGGGCTCAATCATCCAGTCAGCAAGCACATTGCAATAATGGAATACAGTGAGCACAGATGCTCTGTTCTATGTTTGCTAGAAGAAGTGTCAAGAAACAAGTGAATCAAGGAAATAAAAATGCGTTAGATTCCAATATTCATGCTATCAATACCTGAAAAGCAGCACTATAATAGCAAGCACCATCATGGAGGAAGAATTCCCAACTGCAAGAAACACTGGAAGTGTAGTTGCACAAGGGGACAAGGCTGGAACAAGAACAAGTCCAGCAACAGCCATTTTCTCCATTGGTTGGTTGTGTGAATGACTGTGACCACCTTTTCCagccaaaaacaacaaaatataacTACCACCAAGAATTACGAGCAACAGTGAAGCAAGTTTATGGACTGTTTCCTCCCCAGCAATACTGTTTGCCATGGTGATTGCTGTTACACCAAGAAGCGAAGTGGATATCACATGCAAAATGGCTCCAAATGCAGctgcataaaaataaataaataaataaatagccgTTAAAAAGATTGTAAACAACAAGCACTATTCTTAGCAGAATTCCCTGGCGGATTTTCATATCAAGATTGAGCAGTTGAAAGTTTACAATGAATCATTTTATGACAAGAATCTAGATGTAATTTCCAAGTTCTACATGTAAAATTAAAGTAACTTTATCAAAATAACCAAATATTTATAGTAGTCAAATTCTGGATGACATATGCTGGATCATCAGCCAGATAAAGAGCTACCACTCAGCAAGGTCAAAAGTTGTGTTCAAACCAGACCAGTTTCAATGAGGACAACatgtaacaaaatttaaaaataacatacaaataaaaaaataaaaacttatcagGTTGGTTTTCAGAAAGCAGGCAACCATCAGGAAGTCAGGCTGAAACAACCAGACTTGTTTATAGTCAGGTTGAAAAACCTCCATTGAAAACTTGCCTATTTATAACAGCCTGGTTGCcttaaaaatgtaaattttaatGGGGTGGATCTGAGATTGATCAAAGCTTAGGAGCATAATGCAAACCCTGTCCATTTACAATTGAGGTGGATTTAGGTTATGAGATTAGTTATTAATTGATAATTGGACTGCACATTTCACATCAGAACCTGATTGATTTATAACCCAAACCAACTTAGCAgaccaacataattaaaatataattaaaaaattgctAGAAATGGGAATGAGATTGATTAAACCTTGGCAACCCATCTCAAACACAGCCATTTGCACTTTAATTGGATTTAGATCACCAGAACTTGACCATTCAATGACTAGTTGCACCAAACTCTTGATCTCAAGCAAACTCGTAGGTTGGAACCTCTAGGTTTGAAATGGGTCAACCTGAACCCATGACATCAGTTCAGGAAAGTGGCATATCTAAATCAGCTTTTGCCAGCTAGATGAGCCAAGCACTTCAGCTGGCTCATGCTAATCAGGAAGCAGGACAATGAGATACTAAAAAGGTGCACATTCAAGAAAATGCATTTTATGGAACTAGGTAAAGTAACTTAGCAAAGGATTAGGTCAGTTGTGTATCCAACCTATAAGGGCACCTCCAAGCTAAAAACATAACCATTGAGCTTTCACTTTTGCTTATTTAGCTAGTTCTTTCTTCTGATAGGACATTAAAGTATAATGTTCATAAGATTAGGATAATTGTTAGGAAGTTGTATATCAGCTAGACAAAACAGAATACAAATTTATGaatcatacaaaataaaatgaaacaaacaaaagaaatgatgGGATTAAGACAAGTGGTTTAAACATCAGTTACCTGActtaaataataagaaagatCATGCTATTGGCTTGTAGTGCATGGTATCAAGATGCTCAAATGTATTCTTTCTGaagacacttttttttttttttttttctgaagacCACATAACCACTCACCTTGGAGCATTTGGGTCTCTTTAACTGCCAATTGAGTTAATCAAGAAAGTGGGACTAGATGAAGGCAGATCATTGTACAGTATAGCCCTAGACAGTCAAGATTAACTTAATACCTTATTAGCTATTGATGTCATTAATACACATCTTCCTGCATTTGTATAACAAgatcatattttctaaattctaatGAAAACTAAAGAATCCTTAGTTTTCAGaaaaattgttaatttgttataattaaaagaatatgcctTGAGGTACAAAACTAATCAAGACCAAGCCAGGTTTTATTAAAAGAAGCACAAGCAATTTCCAAAACTTACAGCCTAGTATAAAACCAATGCTTTCTAAATTGCTTACTGTTTTTCTACTTCCACTTCTCATTATGCCCTTAAACTATTTAATCCATACCTAGTCCAATCCAATTTCTCTATAGATTCTCCTTCTTATCCAAACTCTCCTCCCCCCACTTCCTCAcacttcttccttctcttgcaCTCAGCACTGTAATTTCTCAGGTATGTTAAACTTGCACTCAAGACCATGAAATCTTCACCATCTAAGATATGCCAAACTTGTTTTCACTCTCCCATCTCTCATCTCACCCTACACAATCTCTTTCCCCTAATCTAACCTTGATGTTTAGGTTAGAAAATGACCAAGCAGTAGGAAAATATCACACTATACAAGCTGACAAAATTTTAGAGGTCAACAGGAAAGAAGGGGATAGCAACTATAGGATGAAAGGTTTGATCCACAGAGAGTGACATCAACATGTAGAAAGTCATAATCAACCATGGCAGCGACAAGTACTACATTAGTATTGGCATCTCTTCGGAGACACCTGATAAGTACTACATAACTGTAGCTGGATAAAGTGGTTGGAATaagagaaaccaaaggaatgtGGAAGAACACCTGCCAGGAAATTAGAGAACTTCTGAAAACTTAACCATTATAAAATTCAAGTGAACAAAATTACTGCACATAACTGCAGGAATAATTGCTAATTGTCCTGGCCACATATCACACTGTAAAGAGAAGTACCAAGTGCCATTGagatcaaaaataaaaaccagGAGGCATAGTGGGGCCAAAAGTGATTCAAGCAAAAACATTCCAGGAAAATTACATGCAAAAGATAGAACACAAGTCAATACATCATGAACCAAAAAGACAGTTAAAACAATCAACCATTACAAATGAAGGAAAATCATGATAGAGAGCTACCACAAAAAACACAGTAGAGGAAGTTACCAACCAAAAAGCCATCAGCATAGCAGAAAGCGACCATCTCCAAGAGTCTTATAGGTAGCAGCTCCAAACACTGCAAGAGGAGCCACCCCCAACTTCAACACAATCTGACATCTCAGTCAATCACTCTTATCAATTCACTAGGCCTAACTAGCCTGGCTAACATTACACCTCTCAATTTCGATTTGAAGCttgttattttcaatttctcaaaTATGTCTAGCTTTCACCTTCAATTAAGCAACACTTAGTTGCAAGCTAATTGTGATTACTACCTTGATTTTTAGATTCTAGCTAATTGATCTAGTATCTTTATCTGCATCCATAACACATTTCTGCTTATCCTCTCTGCTGATTTTCATATCAATAGATTCAACACATTTATTTCACTAGCAAAACTCATTTTTCCACTTGTAACATGTTAGAGTTCTagaatctgatttttttttacttcaattcACATCACAAGGCAAGAGAAGAATCTCAATAAGGAAAACCCTATAGCTTTCTCTACACTAAGAAGTCAGTCACAATCAACCACTCAATAACATTCATTGGTCAAACACCTAGCAAATCAGGGAAGTCAATCCAGCATGCCGCAAGGGTCAAACAAATTGCCAAACACCACCTACTCACAATCAATCTCCTCTTAGAacctctcttttattttttcaacgtTTTATTGGAAACCAGTTAAGAGAATGGCTTGCTGATAAACACTAAAATGCATTCCCGTCCTGATGCATCTTTTGCTTTTTCTGTAAATAAGTCAATATATGTTAAGAAATTAGAAGAATTTGTACTTCAtgcatatattaaatttttttctggGTGGTTATGCatattttggatgaatttaACATGCATTTCCTTATATAGTTTTAACACAATTACTATAATGTCTCTAAACAAATGCAATTCATGGCCAAATATGACAATGTTTCTTATTCAaaaaatctttgataaaaagaaaatagtattaCCAAAAGAAAGCCTTTCATACACAAATAAAAacagaaggatgagaaatcaccaTAGTTTGAATGTCATTTAcatttgctctctctctctctctctctcgctacCAACAAAACCATACGAGGGTCTCTACTCTCAATAgatgtctctctctctctctcttctgctcaacagaaaaaaaatatcacacACCATTTACATTCATGGTTCAAAATCTCGGTCAAGATCGGCACGACTCGGCCGAGTCGTATCCGCCTCGACCATGGTTGGTACCAGACCGATACCCGAGTTGGAGTAGAAATTGTGGAGAAGATCAGATGAGATGATCAAAAcccacaaaaatgaaaaatacagaGTTAGAACCCTGCATCTTGGAGTCGCTGGCGAGGTCGAAGAAGCACGCCTGCTTGTTCGGATCGCCCAAGTTCCCGCCGGAGATGGAACTAAGCGACATGAGAAGCAAAGTCGCCGGACTTCGGCACCGCTGTTATCATCGACGGTCCTGATGGGTTTGCAGTCGAGACAAACTGTGTTATGGAACTTCTGCAAGGATTTGCCTCCGGTGATCATGTAGGCAATGTCAACACCCACTTCTACAATCACCTGTTGAGGCACCACAACCCAGAGGCCAAGCTTTTCACCAAAGGCATGCTGTCCTAACTCATGGTATCTGTCAAACCGCTTTCCAAGAACCATTTCATGCATCTCAACCATTTGCCAATGAAATGGGTATCTTTGATACAGATAGGTGTTTGATCGGAGGGTTATGGGTATCTGCGACGAGGatttaggttttaaataatatgtatttattttttaattagattatgAGTATTTGGTGGGGATATggaatttaaataatttgataaaaattataatgataaaaataaataataaatattagacttatatcaaataaatacgaaatgaatatttatataaaaattaaaattaatgaatatattttataataaaaattatatttatttttttaaagatgaatcatgattttatttttttaataattgaaaatatttttttttaaattcaaaatatttaatttaaataaatttttattaaaaaaatttactttttattattttcatcttcaataaggaacatttatcatcaagtgattaaattaaaatatttttaaagatttgtaatattattataaatcatcccaaaagtatgtttttattataatttgaataattttaatataatagaagtttattttattaatttttttactctacttatttgtatttaattttttaataattttcataatttttaaaaattattttgagctcttaaattaattttttttgcgTATCACCCAATACCGATCCGAGATACCGAGACCGATGTGCCTCAGGACCTCCCGAGTTAATGACCGATACCGCGACTTTGAACTATGTTTACATTTGAATGTCAATAAGCTACCAACAAAACCATATGAGGGTCTCTACTCTCAATAGATGTCTCTCTCTCcttccctccctccctccctccctccctccccctCCCCATCCCCTCCCTCCCTTCctccctctccctccctctccctccccctccccctctcCCTCTTAACCATACGAGGGTCACTACTCTCAATACATGCTTATATATTCTCAAGAATCTAAAGTTCCTTCAAGAGCTGGCAACTCATCAGCTTTGTGGAAGTTGAGGATTAATGGACTGGGACCCAACCAGGCTACCCATCTAATAAATAACATATCagttagaaatattataaaatttgtgaaCATAACTAAAATTGATAATTGGGCTGCAACCTGTAGCTTGGTCAAGCAGGTTTGGAACCAAACTAGCaactttttaaaacaagtgGACTAGTGGATGCAGGTAAGTCTATGCTGGCTCCATTTCCAATACTTATGCTGCATCCTTGGGATGGAACCATTCCACCCTTTAGTACAACAAAAATTGTCAAAGCATGATTTTTGGGTGTGAATATCGACCAGAGTCACCAGACTTACACCACCGAAGGGGCAAGGAATCATTGACCAGATGGCAACAGCAAGGGGGCAACGAATTATTGATCAACGGACTTCCCAATGCTCTTTCACATAAAGTGGAACTTCTCATGGAAAGTTCTCAAACTCGAGACTCTGAACAAATTTCATCAACTCTGGATGATCTCTGAAATACCAGCCTGTCTGGATGAAAAGGAGTTTTCCTATTTCATATGCCATGCTGTGCAAGAATCTTAAGCTAGCTAATATCCTATAACCCCAACAGGTGCCTAATACACCTTTCCTTCTATACTGCTCATCACTCTTCCATCTCCTTCTCCAAAAGGAACCTTCCTTCATTCATCAAGTCCTGTTCCTTGAATTTATCTAGCAGCTCGTTTTCTTTAAAATCCTCCATTCTCAGATAGTCCCTATTCCACCTCATTGATGTCTATTTTGTGCAAACATGTAAACTTATAGATATCAGCCACATGCCTATTATGTAGGCACACAAGAGGCCATATTGTAAATGGTCTCAATCTAAGCAGAATTACCAATAGAGCAGTACATGTAACTCCATCTCCACATGGTACCAAAAACATAGTCTCCTGGTCTCTTTCCTATGCTATAACATGATGGCTACCTAGTACAGTTGCCCAGGCCTTGTGTGGACCATACTTGGTGTAGATACTCAAACTCCTCACCCCTCAGATGCCCACAAGACATGAACATCTGGCCAGGGCGAATGCCGAGGTAGTTTTCCAATCCGTCTTAGGATGGAAGAACCTTGTGAAGACACATCGTATAGCCTCTTTCAACACATTGGGCTACTTGGAAAAAAATAAGACTTGCCTTGCAAATAATCAATAGAGTCCCATTAGATTTTCACTCCCCACAAATCTTGCACCCCACTGAAAgaatattctcaaatttaaagGGCCTTCAGTATGTTAGCAAAGACAAGCTCCCCAACATGACTTTCATATGATCAAGTGCCAAACTATATCCCATAGCTGGCCGGTGAGAATTTTCCTCCATTTAGTAATGGCTAAGGTGGGGCCAACTAATTTGGATTGTTACACCAAGTAAAATGAAACCCCTTTACCTACAAATATGACACAGTTGAAATCACCTCCAAAACAAAATGGAAACTCCCAAAAAGCCCTAAGATAACACAATTTTGTCCACATAGTACACTAACTGTTCCATTACCAGGACTATAAACCCCATTTTCTAATTCATCAACACTACAACTCTTCAGCAATCATATCAAGTCGCTCCACCACAGAAGCATCCTACTTCAAAATATTCCACAAGAGGGACCAACAGAAAGCAATGCTACCCAGTCACAATGATTATCATCAATCACTCTTAAACCTcttatttgtttaatatatgaaacaatatttcttttcctcaaaaaacaaattaagttGAACTCTCTTCCCAACTTCCTTAAACCACTGGCATTGCATGATAACTTTAATCTCCATGAGAAACAATTTTGACCCCGCTATCCTTCCTGACCTATCCAACCTTCATCTCTTTTGATCAtcttttataattcaaactaataggTTTTAACTTCTTCACTCACCTATGACCTTAAAAAGAGGGCATGACATATCCCATCCACTTTTAACCCCTTCAATGATCCCTGTAAATGAAATGATTCAAGGTGCAAATGCAAGGCAGTGCATCATCTCCAAATTGTCTCAGCCATATGCTCCAAACCAGCTTGTGCTTAGAGTATTCAGATGCAAAGTGCAAACCAGTGCATTAGCACTTGAAATCCCACCACTTTATTCATCAATATGAGAATtctttaaatcataaaaaataataacaataatacagACATAACCATATGCATATATACTCATTCAATCATGTTAATTGGGTAATTTGCCCACCTGACCCACTTGGAACAAAGTTAGTGAGAAGAGAATTGGTTTCCAAAGCCTCACATAAGTAATAGCGAGGTTGACCATAATCAATCAGGTTTTTGATTGAGATTGCTTTGTCAAACTCACCATAGAGCAAATCCCGATCTCAATCATTGAGTAATACCTCTACTGAAGCAGAAACTACACAGCCCAAAGCTAACAACCCCACGAGGTCACCCCAAAAATTGATTAACTCTAGTATTTCCAATTAGACCTAAATCCCATTACTTAGAGATGGAAGAAACTTTCCTTTCCATCATCAGTCACCATCATGATCGAGAGAGTCTTTGGTAGTGGAGCTCCTAATTGTGTTAAGTGTACCATTCATAAGATTCAATGAGACAGTGACTTGGACCACTGCATCCAAACAGAGGCCCAATAAGTGCATGGCAATTTTCCACTCTTACATATAAAGCTAAAAATGCTCTCCCTCTCaatttccatggaaatttgaGGTAATCCAAAGATTGAGATAAGAACttggatgaaaagaaaataaagcaaTAACTCCAATATTTCATACTGCAAATCTAAGGTGGAGGTAAGAACAAGTCAATCAATGAATGTACTTAGGCATCCAGTGGTTGTGGATATCACCCAAAGCATTCAATTAAGTGGGCATTCAGTTATACAGGAAACTCAGAAAAGCACTCGAACTCTCATGCTTGGCCTAAATTTTAGTTTCTGCAAAGTTTTAGAGCATAAACATTGAGGCCAACTCCATAGTTAAGAAAAAGGCATCCCATCCGGCAATATATTTGCATGTGAAaagaaactttttatttttgtttctgtttTAACTAACTATGcattaaaaatcaaacaaaagaaatgaatgCTGGGGTTTAAAGAATCAAATGAGCACCAAATGGGACAATAAATCTTTTGACATTCTCATCAGTCTCAAATCACTGCCATACCTAGAAAATACCTAACTATATAGATCATGGAAGACATATAAATTTCACAAGACCAGATGATCCATTCTTTTAGaggaaaaatgtgaagaaactAAAGCTTTAGAACTTAAACCACCAAATCCTTAATACTCTATTTGGATCTTGAAAAAtactagagaaagaaaaaagaaatacaaaggaAACTCAAATTCTCTTGTATGACTTGTCATGGAAACAAAAGATAAGGAATTATAATGAAAATTGTTAAAAcaaatatacattttaaaattctctattttccataTCGAAGGGGAACAAAATTGGAGAACTATTGGAGATAAATTTATGAAGAtcgaatttatttttattttcctcggCCTTCCTCATCAGAGTGGGGCTTGAGTGAAAGGGCAGCAGAAGAAACTTGAATTCAAGACCTCTATTTCTGAACTTCTGATTCCATGGTAAACTAGAATGTGGCCTACAAGGCTACAACATATATCAAGCATACGAAAATAATCTAAGTTGGCGTGAGTTGTCCTTATGCCCTTGCTtaagaaagtaaaatattttcttagaaaTAAATGTAGCAATTGGGTTCCATCAAGATCTTTGCCACTTTTGGCTCGAATTCAAACTTGAATGGAACTCCTCCCAAATCCTTTACATTCCTTTCCATTACTAATTTCATTGATCTCAAATCTcagaacaaatttttttaaagcaacTACTTTCCTTCCCCAACCCAAACATAACCACATTGTTAAATGTTGTTATCACAGAAGAAtccaaaaggggaaaaaattcCAAACAACTAGAATTAACACAACTATTGTGCGTATttagtgagttttttttttttcctttcttcggttctctcaccaaccaaacaaaggGCAAAAGCTTAACCCCCACGTCTACCAGgataaaattcaaaatccacaattcaaaaataaaatgagtttatcTGAACAGATTGAACGCAGAAATGGACTCATTTTttttgccaaaaagaaaaataaccaTTAGGctaagaaaatgggaaaattttGGTCAACTCACTGACGAAAAGTGTCTTGGAGAGAGTCCATTTCTGGGCGCGGCCAACGATGGAAAAAGGGAGCCAATGGGTGGGGATGAAGGAGTGGAGAAGCGAAACGGTGGCGATTCCCCCGATCTTGGACAGATCTTCAGCGGTGAAAGCTTCCATTACCCACACCCAGATTCGAGAATGCTCTTCAAAATTAAAGATGAATTGCATTCAGGGGAAGGAAAGGAGAGAGATCTGAAAAGAGGATATTCTGGAAAAAGCAACCTTGGTGGGTGGTCTCTCAACTCTCAACTCTCAAGCTCCAACCACCATGCGCCTTCTAATTTGATGACCATCATGCCTATTATGTCActtgtaatttattttagatgCATTTGGGTATTCAAAGGACTTGGGGAGATAGTGGATTAAGAAATGTGGAGAATAGGGAAAgggaatatattaaaatattttattaaagtgttttaaaataaaaatatattaaaaaataaaaaataatgaacaaaTGCTATACGATATTAACAcgtataaaatataataaaaattattattattattattacataatatcacattatatatattatatataaaaatacaaagtgtttgtccattttttttttcctaaaataaccTCATTGTCTCACTCACATGTAATTCAGTCATCCcattattttatagaaataatacATACCTATAAAACAGcttaaattattatgataatatatataataaaagtacGAGGTGTTTTACatattttgtttcctaaaattactatcactcccaaaaacccactccaagggcatgactatcatttcacacctcaagcccaaagTAGAAACAATACAAACCTATTGTAATTTAccatttaccaattaccaaattcttatttagagtagtagaacaaaaattctaaaatttccaataacaattttttaaacttaacaCTTCAAACTAAGTGTTAttatccaaataactccaaactcaaataatattaatggaaaataaattttaacatctaaacaatgctaaaaaataaagagagttttgACACATGTCCTAACATGTCAATTTCCCTTCCTAACCGTTACTCTTCGCCCAAACTAAGGGTACTTGGAAAGTTATCAACAAATAGGGGAATAAGGTCAAAGcccaataaagaatattaacacagtttcatgaataaaatattttcaattatatttacaaataggagatataacgtATATTCTATCtataaaacttttgaattaaACATGCTAATGCATTTAAACAgttcaacaaacattttcatatatgtaaaaaatcatttcatatccatttcaaatcaaatacattttaattattttcactttggttatcaaataacaaataatgtccatttaagtgggactttacaaataggTGGTTAGCATCAAATGTTCCTTTTAAGGTGGACAGAatcaaacactactagtactagtaagctctaaccaaacccctagaggccgggattcaaatcaattacatttcccactacgaaatgtaaaggtcaactattatatcccattgacaagggTCAAACAAATCagagtcaaattctttattttatttattccaacttaCAAAAGCAGAAAATCTCCAAGTGTtttgatataaacaaaataaatgttataacaaa
The sequence above is drawn from the Vitis riparia cultivar Riparia Gloire de Montpellier isolate 1030 chromosome 6, EGFV_Vit.rip_1.0, whole genome shotgun sequence genome and encodes:
- the LOC117916815 gene encoding uncharacterized protein LOC117916815; translated protein: MQFIFNFEEHSRIWVWVMEAFTAEDLSKIGGIATVSLLHSFIPTHWLPFSIVGRAQKWTLSKTLFVTAFGAILHVISTSLLGVTAITMANSIAGEETVHKLASLLLVILGGSYILLFLAGKGGHSHSHNQPMEKMAVAGLVLVPALSPCATTLPVFLAVGNSSSMMVLAIIVLLFSTITVMTSLVALSFYGASQLKFHWVERYDKLLVGSVLCLVGVLTLIFHDHDHDGHGSSTAGQLNRKLIVL